In Opitutaceae bacterium TAV5, one genomic interval encodes:
- a CDS encoding AraC family transcriptional regulator, with translation MNPKRKTLRKGGRKRVASRTGIDPAALESAAGRVLFSLAGWRRHEIAAGGKEGGRLQLGDATTRHVICLRGNAEVETTAGVMRLETGTVWAPAGGGTADGIAPVVRWRAGMKDGGDSPVVLEFAFAPPLAAEYAGFLARNFGRVVRLPTDGTALRAARALERASEVGETREMMSKQVFAWLTALHEALEERQVHLRDLLRGRIDHLLPECAAHGYSVKALATHLGCSPAYLAGRLRHAWRRPAGEVLHELRYRHAWTLLNTTSSAVAEAGWRCGFGSASSFVTAFRRACGITPAQARGKPVPRFLVASGSPMDLPGGEAGRGKRNAEPIATSGGGETTVAAAVWSGPYFQFDGGVSDVTYPHPYDLAINTISNAVHWVLTLEGEAVFECGGHSLTLHPGIVLVYPQPLNGRLVTREGGSWRRLWIKVRGEWGVEALMALGAAHGWVARVPLSSRVVRLAREWVDYWSAHRGEPSVEGSRAAFEWLAEWWRFLCIQKPVIDGNGGARMDEGEGGAGIAEALPDLRRLLSRSFFRRIKTISGYAAQIGYSREHTSRKLRGQWSNGTPAQIVRRNRLAQAALDLQHTRMSVAEVAQRAQFASAGTFIVAFKKRFGQTPLAWRLGRM, from the coding sequence ATGAACCCAAAGCGGAAAACATTGCGGAAAGGAGGCCGGAAACGTGTCGCATCGCGGACGGGGATTGATCCGGCCGCACTGGAATCGGCGGCGGGGCGCGTGCTGTTTTCGCTTGCCGGATGGCGTCGGCACGAGATTGCCGCGGGGGGGAAGGAGGGCGGGCGGCTGCAGTTGGGCGACGCGACGACCCGGCATGTAATCTGCCTGCGGGGCAACGCCGAGGTGGAGACGACGGCCGGAGTGATGCGGCTGGAAACCGGTACGGTGTGGGCTCCGGCGGGAGGGGGAACGGCGGACGGGATCGCTCCGGTGGTGCGCTGGAGGGCGGGGATGAAGGACGGAGGCGATTCGCCGGTGGTGCTGGAGTTCGCTTTCGCGCCGCCGCTGGCGGCGGAGTATGCCGGGTTCCTGGCGCGAAACTTCGGTCGGGTGGTGCGGCTGCCAACGGACGGAACGGCGCTGCGCGCTGCGCGGGCCTTGGAGCGGGCGTCGGAGGTCGGGGAAACGCGCGAGATGATGTCGAAGCAGGTGTTCGCATGGTTGACAGCGTTGCACGAGGCGCTGGAGGAGCGGCAGGTGCATCTGCGGGATTTGCTGCGCGGGCGGATCGACCATTTGTTGCCGGAATGCGCGGCGCATGGTTATTCGGTCAAGGCGCTGGCGACGCATCTGGGGTGTTCGCCCGCCTACTTGGCCGGGCGATTGCGGCATGCGTGGCGCCGGCCGGCCGGCGAGGTGTTGCACGAGCTGCGTTACAGGCACGCTTGGACGTTGCTGAACACGACTTCGTCGGCCGTGGCGGAGGCGGGCTGGCGGTGCGGATTCGGCTCGGCCTCGTCGTTTGTGACCGCGTTCAGGCGAGCGTGCGGGATCACGCCGGCGCAGGCGCGCGGAAAGCCGGTGCCGCGGTTTCTGGTGGCGTCAGGTTCGCCGATGGATTTGCCGGGGGGCGAGGCCGGGCGGGGGAAAAGGAACGCGGAACCGATTGCCACGTCCGGCGGCGGCGAGACGACGGTGGCGGCGGCGGTGTGGAGCGGACCGTATTTTCAGTTCGATGGCGGGGTGTCGGATGTCACCTACCCGCATCCCTACGATCTGGCGATCAACACGATTTCGAATGCGGTGCACTGGGTGCTGACGCTGGAGGGCGAGGCGGTGTTCGAGTGCGGCGGGCATTCGCTGACGTTGCATCCGGGGATCGTACTGGTGTATCCGCAACCGCTCAACGGGCGTCTGGTGACACGGGAGGGTGGCTCGTGGCGGCGCCTCTGGATCAAGGTGCGAGGGGAATGGGGCGTGGAGGCGTTGATGGCGCTCGGGGCGGCGCATGGCTGGGTGGCGAGGGTTCCGTTGTCGTCACGCGTGGTGCGTCTGGCCCGGGAGTGGGTGGATTATTGGAGTGCGCATCGCGGAGAGCCATCGGTGGAGGGATCGCGGGCGGCGTTCGAGTGGCTGGCGGAGTGGTGGCGCTTTTTGTGTATCCAAAAACCGGTTATAGATGGGAACGGAGGCGCGCGGATGGATGAAGGGGAAGGGGGGGCAGGTATTGCGGAGGCGTTGCCGGATTTGCGGAGGCTGCTGTCACGGTCGTTTTTCCGGCGCATCAAGACGATCAGCGGCTATGCGGCGCAGATCGGTTACTCGCGCGAGCATACGAGTCGGAAGTTACGAGGGCAGTGGAGCAATGGGACTCCGGCCCAGATCGTGCGGAGGAATCGGCTGGCGCAGGCCGCGCTTGATTTGCAGCATACGCGGATGTCGGTGGCGGAGGTCGCGCAACGCGCGCAGTTCGCCTCGGCGGGGACGTTCATCGTGGCCTTCAAAAAGAGATTCGGCCAGACTCCGCTGGCCTGGCGGCTGGGGAGGATGTAA
- a CDS encoding N-terminal cleavage protein: MMLSAPASSPQPPPPADSRSRLTVRRGFTLIELLTVIAIIGILAGILIPTVGRVRETARSAQCTSNLRQLQAAALLWINDNRDQMPNAKAWCRNEVSTDPAYPYQISPYLNFRVQKNIDWTSAPSPMKCETGYVKNPPSSSVHFGRTYGINAWATATNMDGTDIKIRNPAQGYAVRFSAIPHPSRMVFFLDGAVDSGGGTYLTNLNASQVPDSATPPLQYVHRDSINVVFIDGHVQRITKADMQASHNDDLTAFWRFDQ, encoded by the coding sequence ATGATGTTATCCGCCCCGGCCTCTTCACCACAGCCCCCGCCCCCGGCTGACTCCCGCTCCCGCCTCACCGTGAGGCGCGGTTTCACCCTGATCGAGCTTCTCACCGTGATCGCCATCATCGGCATCCTCGCCGGCATCCTCATCCCGACCGTCGGCCGCGTGCGCGAGACGGCGCGCTCCGCGCAATGCACCTCCAACCTCCGCCAGTTGCAGGCCGCCGCCCTCCTCTGGATCAACGACAACCGCGACCAGATGCCCAACGCCAAGGCATGGTGCCGCAACGAGGTTTCCACCGACCCCGCGTATCCGTATCAGATCAGCCCTTACCTCAATTTCAGGGTGCAGAAAAATATCGACTGGACCAGCGCTCCTTCACCGATGAAATGTGAAACAGGATACGTAAAAAACCCGCCCTCCTCCTCCGTTCATTTCGGCCGCACCTACGGCATCAACGCCTGGGCCACCGCCACCAACATGGACGGGACCGACATCAAAATCCGCAATCCCGCCCAAGGCTACGCGGTCCGGTTCTCCGCTATTCCGCATCCCTCCCGGATGGTCTTTTTTCTCGACGGAGCCGTTGACTCCGGCGGAGGCACCTACCTGACCAACCTCAACGCCAGCCAGGTTCCGGACAGCGCAACGCCTCCCCTCCAGTATGTCCACCGGGACTCCATCAACGTCGTCTTCATCGACGGCCACGTGCAGCGCATCACCAAGGCCGACATGCAGGCCAGCCACAACGACGACCTCACCGCCTTCTGGCGGTTCGACCAATAA
- a CDS encoding hemolysin-type calcium-binding region: MKTKNSLLLATALLALGSAVPLAAQVSFTGTLYEQNFDTLPAQASGTLTWTLANNSTLPGWYSTEGAADSARASSGSRSGGTLYSFGANNSADRALGLFAGNGYASGHTAYLGLQLINNTGDTINSVTLSFDVEQWRYHTYATTWDFSWLVASSSGDQLTASGYTADERGNAVSLHVSGDEGFSSSGGLPNGGGNGIGNYTSVSITLTNINWQAGEYLWLRWGSNQVNDAAGLGLDNVRLTATQIPEPGLVALLLGATALVPVIVSRRKK; encoded by the coding sequence ATGAAAACCAAAAACAGCCTCCTTCTCGCCACCGCCCTGCTCGCTCTCGGTTCCGCCGTCCCGCTCGCCGCGCAGGTCTCGTTCACGGGAACGCTCTACGAGCAAAACTTCGACACCCTTCCCGCGCAGGCCAGCGGCACCCTCACCTGGACCTTGGCCAACAACAGCACCCTCCCCGGCTGGTATTCCACCGAAGGCGCCGCCGACAGCGCCCGCGCCAGTTCCGGTTCACGCAGTGGCGGCACACTCTACAGCTTCGGCGCCAACAACAGCGCCGACCGCGCCCTCGGCCTCTTCGCCGGCAACGGATATGCCTCCGGCCATACCGCATACCTCGGCCTCCAGCTCATCAATAACACCGGAGACACCATCAATTCCGTGACGCTCTCCTTCGACGTCGAACAATGGCGCTACCACACGTATGCCACCACGTGGGATTTTTCCTGGCTTGTGGCATCCAGCAGCGGCGACCAGTTGACCGCCTCCGGCTACACAGCCGACGAACGCGGCAACGCGGTGTCACTTCATGTCTCTGGAGACGAAGGTTTCTCCTCCAGTGGCGGTCTCCCCAATGGCGGTGGCAATGGCATCGGAAACTACACCTCCGTCAGCATCACCCTCACCAACATCAACTGGCAGGCCGGCGAATACCTCTGGCTACGCTGGGGCAGCAACCAGGTCAACGACGCCGCCGGACTCGGCCTCGACAACGTCAGGCTGACGGCCACGCAAATTCCGGAACCGGGTTTGGTCGCACTTTTACTCGGAGCCACCGCTCTGGTTCCGGTTATCGTTTCCCGCCGCAAAAAATAA
- a CDS encoding peptidoglycan-binding protein yields MRLPPALRSCAIPFAIALAATPAALFASAEPWQSELVRVAPDGALAYPADTEGNRIPDFSHAGYRGGGVPLPEVPVVRTLAPVSGDNTARLQAALDAIGALPLDPRTRLRGALHLSPGIYEISDTLFIRHSGVALLGSGRGDDPARDTILRRTGTRTGTRTTPVIQAGGRGPNDRFATAVPGTRTAITTPRVTVGSRTFEVADATPFSPGDTVVVEHPETEKWIQALDGGGTASDPAWRVDDKDNPAGMSIRYLRRIVRIDDNRITIDAPVFNHLDRSLSQCTLYRYDPAPLLTDIGVSSLRIDIQTAGPEAETHAWDGIVFRQAADCWVRDVTVLHFVAAGIKFGEGFVRGTALDCNALEPHGLIKGKRRYNFATHRGAQLVLFERCHATDARHAFISNGSTLDSGIVVLDCTNDRSYGPSEAHRRWSQGLLFDNLTTTNPRPQSAQTGILGLYCRGDWGDAHGWAAAHSVAWRCDTADARIIIQKPPTAQNYAIGCSGKMQGKVFFQHPPGHIEGTGRPGLVPRSLYRAQLAQRLKTETQPPSQP; encoded by the coding sequence ATGCGCCTTCCTCCCGCCCTCCGCTCATGCGCGATTCCTTTCGCCATCGCCCTTGCCGCCACGCCTGCCGCCCTGTTCGCCAGCGCCGAACCCTGGCAGTCCGAACTCGTCCGTGTCGCCCCTGACGGCGCGCTCGCATACCCGGCGGACACCGAGGGCAACCGCATCCCCGATTTCAGCCATGCCGGTTATCGCGGCGGCGGCGTGCCCCTCCCCGAGGTGCCCGTCGTCCGCACCCTCGCACCCGTTTCAGGTGACAACACTGCACGCCTTCAGGCCGCGCTCGACGCCATCGGCGCGCTTCCTCTCGATCCCCGTACCCGGTTGCGCGGCGCGCTCCACCTCTCCCCCGGCATTTACGAGATCAGCGACACCCTTTTTATCCGCCACAGCGGCGTTGCCCTTCTCGGCTCCGGTCGGGGCGACGACCCGGCGCGCGATACTATTCTCCGCCGCACCGGCACCCGCACCGGCACCCGCACCACGCCGGTCATCCAGGCCGGAGGACGCGGCCCCAACGACCGTTTCGCCACCGCTGTTCCGGGCACCCGCACCGCCATCACCACGCCGCGCGTCACCGTTGGCTCGCGCACCTTCGAAGTCGCCGACGCCACCCCCTTCTCCCCCGGCGACACCGTTGTCGTCGAACACCCTGAAACTGAAAAATGGATACAGGCCCTCGATGGCGGCGGCACCGCCTCCGACCCCGCCTGGCGGGTGGACGACAAAGACAACCCCGCCGGCATGTCCATCCGCTACCTGCGCCGGATCGTGCGCATCGACGACAATCGCATCACCATCGACGCCCCCGTCTTCAACCACCTCGACCGCTCGCTCTCCCAATGCACGCTCTATCGCTACGACCCCGCCCCGCTCCTCACCGACATCGGCGTTTCCAGCCTCCGTATCGACATCCAGACCGCAGGCCCCGAAGCCGAGACACACGCCTGGGACGGCATCGTCTTTCGCCAGGCCGCCGACTGCTGGGTGCGCGACGTCACCGTGCTCCACTTTGTCGCCGCCGGCATTAAATTCGGCGAAGGCTTCGTGCGCGGCACCGCCCTCGATTGCAACGCCCTCGAACCGCACGGCCTGATCAAAGGCAAACGCCGCTACAATTTCGCCACCCACCGAGGCGCGCAACTCGTCCTTTTCGAACGCTGCCATGCCACCGACGCCCGGCACGCCTTCATCAGCAACGGTTCCACGCTCGACTCCGGCATCGTCGTTCTCGATTGCACCAACGACCGCTCCTACGGCCCCTCCGAAGCCCACCGCCGCTGGTCGCAAGGCCTCCTCTTCGACAACCTCACGACTACCAACCCCCGTCCCCAATCCGCCCAGACCGGAATCCTCGGACTCTATTGCCGCGGCGACTGGGGCGACGCCCATGGCTGGGCCGCCGCGCATTCCGTCGCCTGGCGCTGCGACACCGCCGACGCCCGCATCATCATCCAGAAGCCGCCCACCGCCCAGAATTACGCCATCGGTTGCTCCGGCAAAATGCAGGGCAAAGTTTTTTTCCAACATCCGCCCGGCCACATCGAAGGCACCGGCCGTCCCGGCCTCGTCCCCCGCTCCCTCTATCGCGCCCAACTCGCCCAACGCCTGAAAACGGAAACGCAGCCACCATCTCAACCATGA
- a CDS encoding glucuronyl hydrolase, with the protein MTTTMFTASSGRPASVADASVDTPAVVFDPADIAERAFHRHVELHSLAHYTGILSLHGLARLAFAVSEPAERARLLALATTHLTPFLEGAHVFDCNFPNYLCGGNASAFLWWQGCLPQAEASLFESHVEQIMQTAPRDPHGLLCHPIDPHLGRIFIDIAFAITPFLLFCGRALDRDDLIREAWRQTRGYVERLRNPANGLLHQAINFRGPGHCTQDHWSRGNGWGLLALAELVEHLPEGHASRPDAEAMFVALADACARAQDSDGMWHQDLTDTTSYVETSGSGLILFAIGVGLERGLLGAFHRAVFEKGLHAYLAYIALDGSVHNTCRGCLCAGDGSKQAYMERWHQLNDWHAFGPVILAFGQAARLGVELP; encoded by the coding sequence ATGACCACGACCATGTTCACCGCTTCATCTGGCCGCCCGGCCTCCGTCGCTGATGCCTCCGTTGACACACCTGCGGTTGTTTTCGACCCCGCCGACATCGCGGAGCGGGCGTTCCACCGCCACGTCGAGTTGCATTCACTTGCCCACTACACCGGCATCCTCTCCCTGCACGGCCTGGCCCGGCTCGCCTTCGCCGTATCGGAACCCGCCGAACGCGCCCGCCTGCTCGCTCTTGCCACCACGCACCTGACGCCGTTCCTCGAAGGCGCCCATGTCTTCGATTGCAATTTCCCCAACTACCTCTGCGGCGGCAACGCCTCCGCCTTCCTCTGGTGGCAGGGATGCCTGCCTCAGGCCGAGGCCTCCCTCTTCGAGTCCCACGTGGAGCAAATCATGCAAACGGCCCCGCGCGATCCGCACGGCCTGCTCTGCCATCCCATCGACCCGCACCTGGGCCGCATTTTTATCGACATCGCCTTTGCCATCACCCCGTTCCTCCTCTTCTGCGGACGCGCCCTCGATCGCGACGACCTCATCCGCGAAGCGTGGCGACAGACCCGTGGCTACGTGGAACGCCTGCGCAACCCCGCCAACGGCCTGCTCCACCAGGCGATCAACTTTCGCGGTCCCGGTCACTGCACGCAGGATCACTGGAGCCGCGGTAACGGCTGGGGTCTGCTGGCGCTGGCCGAACTCGTCGAACATCTGCCCGAAGGCCACGCCTCCCGTCCCGATGCGGAAGCGATGTTTGTGGCGCTGGCCGACGCCTGCGCCCGCGCGCAGGACAGCGACGGCATGTGGCATCAGGATCTCACCGACACGACTTCCTATGTGGAGACATCCGGCAGCGGCCTCATCCTCTTTGCCATCGGCGTGGGACTGGAGCGCGGCCTGCTCGGCGCGTTCCATCGCGCTGTATTCGAAAAAGGACTGCATGCATACCTGGCTTACATCGCCCTCGACGGCTCGGTGCACAACACCTGCCGCGGCTGCCTCTGCGCTGGGGATGGTTCGAAACAGGCCTACATGGAACGCTGGCACCAGCTCAACGACTGGCACGCCTTCGGCCCCGTCATCCTCGCCTTTGGCCAGGCCGCCCGGCTCGGGGTAGAGCTGCCCTGA
- a CDS encoding 12-oxophytodienoate reductase, producing the protein MNVQPLFQPFRTKSLRLRNRIVMAPMTRSFAPGGVLSPEVAGYYTRRAAADVGLILSEGTVVNRTAASLSDNVPHFHGEKALAAWKTVIDSVHAAGGTMAPQLWHMGAVRAPEPGGKTLPPQESPSGLVPPDHRAGAIMSEADIADTVAAFAQAAADAKRLGFQAIEIHGAHGYLIDQFFWSVTNRRTDRYGGATLRERSRFATEIVRAIRAAVGPDFAIILRLSQWKQQDYSAKLAATPQEMETWLTPLVAAGVDILHCSQRRFHEPEFPDSGSDLNFAGWAKKLTGAPTITVGSVGLSGEFIASLRQGEGASANPGSLGELLRRFERGDFDLVAVGRPLLADPEWVRKIHQGRTAELRAFSKDDLLTLS; encoded by the coding sequence ATGAACGTCCAACCGCTTTTTCAACCCTTCCGCACAAAATCCCTCCGGCTCAGGAACCGCATCGTCATGGCACCCATGACGCGTTCGTTCGCCCCCGGCGGCGTGCTCTCGCCGGAGGTCGCCGGCTACTACACCCGCCGCGCCGCCGCCGATGTCGGCCTGATCCTTTCGGAAGGCACCGTCGTCAACCGCACCGCCGCCTCGCTCAGCGACAACGTCCCCCATTTCCACGGCGAGAAAGCCCTCGCCGCCTGGAAAACCGTCATCGACAGCGTCCACGCCGCCGGCGGCACCATGGCGCCGCAACTCTGGCACATGGGCGCCGTTCGCGCTCCCGAGCCCGGCGGCAAAACACTCCCGCCCCAGGAAAGCCCCTCCGGCCTCGTCCCGCCGGATCACCGCGCCGGCGCCATCATGAGCGAGGCCGACATCGCCGACACCGTAGCGGCGTTCGCGCAAGCCGCCGCCGACGCGAAACGCCTCGGTTTCCAGGCCATCGAGATCCACGGCGCGCACGGCTACCTCATCGACCAGTTTTTCTGGTCCGTCACCAACCGGCGCACTGACCGCTACGGCGGCGCCACCCTGCGCGAACGCAGCCGGTTCGCCACCGAAATCGTCCGCGCCATCCGCGCCGCGGTCGGACCCGACTTCGCGATCATCCTGCGCCTTTCGCAATGGAAGCAGCAGGACTATTCGGCAAAACTCGCCGCCACCCCGCAGGAGATGGAAACCTGGCTCACTCCGCTCGTCGCCGCCGGCGTGGATATCCTGCACTGTTCGCAACGCCGTTTCCACGAACCCGAATTCCCCGATTCCGGCTCCGATCTCAATTTCGCCGGCTGGGCCAAAAAGCTCACCGGCGCGCCCACCATCACCGTCGGCTCGGTCGGACTTTCCGGCGAGTTCATTGCTTCGCTGCGGCAGGGAGAAGGCGCCAGCGCCAACCCGGGTTCGCTCGGCGAACTCCTGCGGCGCTTCGAACGCGGCGATTTCGACCTCGTGGCCGTCGGCCGCCCGCTCCTCGCCGATCCCGAGTGGGTCCGCAAAATCCACCAAGGCCGCACCGCCGAACTCCGCGCCTTCAGCAAGGACGACCTGCTCACCCTGAGCTGA